The following proteins are encoded in a genomic region of Fibrobacter sp.:
- a CDS encoding Trk family potassium uptake protein, which yields MNTTVKLHLKPEKLLGSSSEDYYYWAAWIIRAINLALAVVSFAAISSLVLQYGFYLSDEFVAVLNRVDLGIVQFFFWQYIIKVALARSKWSFIRKRWFESGLALLILLETALIFGFMGIDLVSRYFFDINITAVTEVYIGLAQILIILNIVTEGIKYNTRIVSLKFHPSQTLIISFLVLILVGTGLLMLPRATPGNVSMSFLDALFTATSATCVTGLTVVDTSTYFTRFGQIIILVLVQIGGLGLMTLSSFLAIFFGRGIGIRERVVLHQMMNVEKIGTITNLLRNAVLITLGIEAAGAVVLMFFWVDQGWTFGQLIYNSVFHSICAFNNAGFSTFSDSLVSFQNNTGVLLCISVLVILGGLGYIVLMDLSGVIKSWHKFQRNYRTNIQTRMVLIISAILLVVGFLLLLLLDENHWGYLRVLTAFFNSITARSAGYNTIDMASLSIPSSLVVIVLMFIGASPGSTGGGIKTTTLGVLWSSIIAIISGQNRIVIFKRRLPFLVLNRALVVFAFAVMFVTAIIFMLSLTETARGIDIVFEAVSAFATCGLSRGLTPHLSIAGKVIIVISMFIGRLGALTLAFAITASNEQSATRVEYPSEAVMIG from the coding sequence GTGAATACTACAGTCAAGTTACATCTTAAACCGGAAAAACTGCTGGGAAGCAGTTCAGAGGACTACTATTACTGGGCAGCCTGGATAATCAGGGCAATTAACCTTGCCCTTGCAGTTGTCAGTTTTGCGGCAATCAGCAGCCTGGTACTTCAGTACGGTTTCTATCTCTCCGACGAATTCGTTGCGGTTCTTAACCGGGTAGATCTGGGAATAGTTCAATTTTTTTTCTGGCAATACATTATAAAAGTAGCCCTGGCCCGCTCAAAATGGAGTTTTATCCGTAAAAGGTGGTTTGAATCAGGATTGGCGCTTTTAATATTGTTGGAGACGGCGCTTATCTTTGGTTTTATGGGCATTGATCTTGTCAGCAGATATTTCTTTGATATCAATATTACTGCTGTCACAGAAGTTTACATTGGCTTAGCTCAGATACTGATTATTCTGAACATTGTCACAGAAGGTATAAAATACAATACCAGGATCGTATCTCTGAAATTTCATCCCTCCCAGACTCTTATTATCAGTTTTCTTGTATTAATTCTGGTTGGGACCGGACTTCTGATGCTTCCCAGGGCGACACCCGGAAATGTGTCGATGAGTTTTCTTGATGCGTTGTTTACTGCAACCAGTGCGACATGTGTTACCGGACTCACTGTAGTGGATACTTCTACCTATTTTACCCGTTTTGGCCAGATCATCATTTTAGTCCTTGTACAGATAGGTGGCCTGGGCTTGATGACTCTATCAAGTTTTCTGGCTATCTTTTTTGGCCGGGGAATTGGTATTCGTGAGAGGGTTGTTCTCCACCAGATGATGAACGTCGAGAAAATAGGTACTATCACCAATCTGCTTCGTAATGCAGTTCTTATTACACTTGGAATCGAAGCAGCAGGTGCTGTGGTGCTGATGTTTTTCTGGGTGGATCAAGGCTGGACTTTTGGACAGTTGATCTACAATTCGGTTTTCCATTCCATTTGTGCTTTTAACAATGCAGGTTTTTCCACATTCAGTGACAGTCTGGTCTCTTTCCAGAATAATACCGGGGTTTTACTATGTATCTCTGTACTGGTGATCCTGGGTGGTCTGGGGTATATAGTATTGATGGATCTCAGCGGTGTGATTAAAAGCTGGCACAAGTTTCAGAGAAACTATAGAACAAATATCCAGACCAGAATGGTTTTGATAATCAGTGCTATTCTCCTTGTTGTCGGATTCCTGCTGCTTTTGCTGCTGGATGAGAATCACTGGGGTTATCTCCGGGTGCTTACCGCTTTTTTCAATTCCATTACAGCCCGCAGTGCAGGGTATAATACAATTGATATGGCATCTCTCAGTATTCCCTCATCACTGGTAGTGATTGTATTGATGTTCATCGGGGCATCACCGGGATCCACCGGTGGAGGGATAAAGACCACCACACTTGGGGTGTTGTGGTCAAGTATTATTGCCATAATATCGGGGCAGAACCGTATTGTCATTTTCAAAAGACGGTTGCCGTTTCTTGTGCTTAACCGGGCGCTGGTTGTGTTTGCTTTTGCAGTAATGTTTGTGACGGCAATTATTTTCATGCTGAGCTTGACCGAGACTGCCAGAGGGATAGATATAGTTTTCGAAGCGGTTTCCGCTTTTGCTACCTGCGGCCTCTCAAGAGGGCTTACGCCACATTTATCCATTGCTGGTAAAGTGATAATTGTGATTTCTATGTTCATAGGCAGACTTGGGGCACTTACACTTGCCTTTGCCATCACAGCTTCCAACGAGCAATCTGCCACACGTGTCGAGTATCCATCTGAAGCTGTGATGATCGGATAA
- a CDS encoding DMT family protein has protein sequence METIILLTISNIFMTFAWYGHLKYKNSPLWIVTIVSWLIALMEYCFQVPANRIGHGKFSAAQLKTIQEIITLIVFSVFSIFYLHEEFRWNYLVGFILIIGAAYFIFK, from the coding sequence ATGGAAACTATCATACTCCTTACCATCTCCAATATATTCATGACCTTTGCCTGGTACGGACATTTAAAGTATAAAAATTCTCCATTATGGATCGTAACAATTGTCAGTTGGCTTATAGCACTGATGGAGTATTGTTTTCAGGTGCCTGCTAATCGTATAGGCCATGGAAAGTTTTCAGCCGCGCAGCTAAAGACAATCCAGGAGATAATCACTCTGATCGTGTTTTCTGTTTTCTCCATATTTTACCTTCATGAGGAATTCAGGTGGAATTATCTGGTCGGTTTTATACTGATCATTGGAGCTGCGTATTTCATATTCAAATGA
- a CDS encoding dihydropteroate synthase, translated as MKNQFLDFLSSGVPVIFDGAMGTQIQKFSLPEECFQGAPGCNEILNLSSPKTVIAVHEEYLNAGVNVIETNTFGASRPKLNQYRLGAKVYEINKAAASIARQAADQYKSKQAVFVCGSMGPTGYLPSSRDESLGKITFDQLVEIFQEQAEGLLDGGVDILLIETSQDLLEARAAMTGIKRLLERKGVFVPIQVQITIDSTGRMLLGSGIESFLGTVSGIGPSVIGLNCGTGPSEILPYLKKLLELSPFPVSALPNAGVPRNVDGNAVYNMSPEDFAEALVPLVTEHGLEVVGGCCGTTPDHIAQLAKKLKGKKVAQRKKPESFCWLSTSIGGIDLESAKKPLIIGERLNTQGSKKTKELVFAEDYEELSQIALEQKAAGAAVLDLCVAITEKDNEAEIMGKLVRHLSDRIETPFCIDSTDPSVLLTALKSNPGSVMLNSINLEDGGVKAEKILRLAKEFGCPVIALTIDEKGMARTVERKLSVARRLRDLACVKYGLPEHFLYIDTLVFTLATGDPESADAAVQSLEAIRRIKQEMPEVRTIMGVSNVSFGLKPGVRKILNQMLLTHAVEAGLDAAIFNPLHLEDPAKYDVKKRQLVEDLLFNKKPDALQVLISHFESEESSKQKTAEPVIKEINLSPEERLHNCVLNRDRRNLSEILETLLKNTDAREILNKILLPAMAEVGEKMSKGEMILPFVLQAAEVMKEAVSILETHLSGEDSVVKGKVVIATVYGDVHDIGKNLVGSILKNQGFNIIDLGKSVPVETIVDTVRREKPDAVGLSALLVTTSRQMAQCAEVLKNEGFSVPLLVGGAAINREFAERIAKLEDGSTYPGGIFYARDAFEASRILDSLSNGNPQENKEKAEKETVEVKVNDCVEPTESIEYGPHLEPPFWGTGGMLVWNPSNLLDTLDTERLFKAEWRGGKLAQNKYTEAVKNQFQPAFDSIKKEILNSGLLEPRGFYGFFPVITEDRKVILLDPGNFHTELVAFDFPRMPRKKCRSIADYFSPDGDLIGLQVVTLGSKLGERCREYFQKEEKYSYGYFLHSLGSMVVENLAERVTSEMRHGLGLEAKTGRRYSFGYPGLPPLEEQKKLFELMGIEERLGIHLTPGFQMDPEHSTLAVFVHHPQAEYMI; from the coding sequence ATGAAAAACCAGTTTCTTGACTTTTTGAGTAGTGGCGTACCGGTAATTTTTGACGGAGCGATGGGGACCCAGATCCAGAAATTTTCCCTCCCGGAAGAGTGCTTTCAGGGTGCGCCTGGCTGTAATGAGATCCTTAACCTGAGCAGCCCGAAAACCGTTATCGCTGTTCATGAAGAGTACCTGAATGCCGGAGTGAATGTAATCGAAACCAATACTTTCGGTGCAAGCAGACCAAAGCTCAATCAATACAGGCTGGGTGCAAAGGTTTATGAGATCAATAAAGCAGCAGCCAGTATCGCCCGGCAAGCTGCAGATCAGTATAAATCAAAACAAGCTGTGTTTGTGTGCGGTTCCATGGGCCCTACGGGATATCTCCCCTCATCCAGAGATGAAAGCCTGGGGAAAATTACATTTGATCAGCTTGTTGAGATATTTCAGGAGCAGGCAGAAGGCCTCCTGGATGGCGGGGTGGACATTTTACTTATAGAAACATCCCAGGACCTGCTTGAAGCCCGGGCAGCAATGACCGGGATAAAACGACTCCTTGAAAGAAAAGGTGTTTTTGTCCCAATCCAGGTTCAGATCACTATAGATTCCACAGGAAGGATGCTCCTTGGAAGCGGGATAGAATCATTCCTGGGGACAGTATCAGGTATCGGGCCCTCAGTCATAGGTCTCAATTGCGGAACCGGCCCATCTGAGATCCTCCCCTATTTAAAGAAACTGCTTGAACTATCACCATTTCCGGTCTCCGCTCTTCCTAATGCAGGTGTGCCCCGGAATGTGGATGGCAATGCAGTGTACAATATGAGTCCAGAAGACTTCGCGGAGGCATTAGTTCCACTGGTAACTGAACACGGACTGGAAGTAGTTGGCGGATGCTGCGGCACAACACCTGATCATATAGCCCAACTGGCGAAAAAACTTAAAGGCAAAAAAGTCGCTCAGAGGAAAAAACCGGAAAGCTTCTGCTGGCTCTCTACATCGATTGGCGGAATCGACCTGGAAAGTGCAAAAAAGCCTTTGATAATCGGAGAAAGACTCAATACTCAGGGCTCGAAGAAGACAAAAGAACTGGTATTTGCGGAGGATTACGAGGAACTGTCTCAGATAGCTCTTGAGCAGAAGGCAGCAGGCGCCGCGGTGCTCGATTTATGTGTGGCAATAACTGAGAAAGACAATGAGGCAGAGATCATGGGTAAACTGGTCAGGCATCTTTCTGACCGGATCGAAACCCCGTTCTGTATCGACAGCACCGATCCCTCGGTTCTTCTGACTGCCCTTAAGTCAAACCCGGGTTCGGTGATGCTCAATTCAATCAATCTTGAGGACGGAGGAGTAAAGGCTGAAAAGATCCTTCGCCTCGCGAAGGAATTCGGTTGTCCTGTTATTGCTCTGACAATAGACGAAAAGGGAATGGCCAGAACAGTTGAGCGGAAGCTGTCTGTTGCACGCAGATTAAGAGACCTGGCTTGTGTAAAGTATGGTCTTCCAGAACATTTCCTTTACATCGACACTTTGGTTTTCACTCTCGCGACCGGTGATCCGGAGTCCGCGGATGCAGCGGTGCAGAGTCTGGAGGCTATCAGAAGAATTAAACAGGAGATGCCGGAGGTAAGAACCATAATGGGAGTCAGCAATGTCTCTTTCGGTCTCAAACCTGGTGTACGCAAGATTCTCAACCAGATGCTCCTCACTCATGCGGTTGAAGCTGGTCTCGATGCGGCGATATTCAACCCGCTGCACCTTGAAGATCCGGCAAAGTACGATGTGAAGAAAAGACAACTGGTGGAAGATCTGCTTTTTAATAAAAAACCCGATGCATTACAAGTCCTTATAAGCCATTTCGAATCAGAGGAATCAAGTAAGCAGAAAACAGCAGAACCGGTTATCAAAGAAATAAATCTTTCACCGGAAGAGAGACTGCATAACTGCGTACTCAACCGTGACCGCCGTAATCTTTCAGAAATCCTGGAAACGCTGTTAAAAAACACTGACGCCAGGGAAATTCTGAATAAAATCCTGCTTCCTGCTATGGCCGAAGTCGGAGAAAAAATGTCAAAAGGAGAAATGATTCTTCCTTTTGTCCTCCAGGCCGCAGAAGTGATGAAAGAAGCTGTCTCGATTCTTGAAACTCACCTTTCAGGGGAAGACAGCGTGGTAAAGGGAAAGGTTGTAATCGCTACAGTCTACGGTGATGTTCATGATATCGGGAAAAACCTTGTGGGATCGATCCTGAAGAATCAGGGTTTCAATATCATTGACCTCGGCAAAAGCGTTCCGGTCGAAACTATTGTTGACACTGTACGCAGGGAGAAACCCGACGCAGTTGGCCTTTCGGCTCTCCTTGTCACCACATCGCGACAGATGGCACAATGCGCGGAAGTGTTGAAAAATGAGGGTTTTTCTGTTCCGCTGCTTGTTGGAGGTGCAGCAATAAACAGAGAATTCGCAGAACGTATTGCCAAATTAGAGGATGGCAGTACCTATCCCGGAGGAATTTTCTACGCCAGGGATGCTTTTGAGGCATCAAGGATACTGGATTCTTTAAGCAACGGAAACCCGCAGGAAAACAAAGAAAAAGCAGAAAAAGAAACAGTGGAAGTAAAAGTAAATGATTGCGTCGAACCCACAGAATCAATTGAATACGGGCCTCACCTGGAGCCGCCCTTCTGGGGTACCGGTGGTATGCTCGTCTGGAATCCCTCAAATCTGCTTGACACACTTGATACAGAGCGACTGTTCAAGGCAGAATGGAGAGGAGGGAAACTCGCCCAGAATAAATACACCGAAGCAGTAAAAAATCAGTTTCAACCGGCTTTTGACAGCATTAAAAAAGAGATCCTCAACTCAGGACTTCTTGAACCGCGGGGTTTTTACGGTTTCTTTCCGGTAATTACCGAAGATCGGAAAGTTATTCTCCTCGATCCAGGAAATTTCCACACCGAGCTTGTTGCATTTGATTTCCCGAGAATGCCGCGGAAAAAGTGCCGCTCTATTGCCGATTATTTCAGCCCTGATGGTGACCTGATTGGTTTACAAGTTGTCACTCTGGGCAGTAAACTGGGCGAGCGATGCAGGGAGTATTTCCAGAAAGAGGAGAAATACAGTTACGGTTATTTTCTCCACTCTCTTGGCAGCATGGTAGTTGAAAACCTGGCAGAGAGAGTTACCTCGGAAATGCGCCATGGGCTTGGTCTGGAAGCAAAAACCGGAAGACGTTACAGCTTTGGGTACCCAGGACTCCCCCCGCTTGAGGAGCAGAAGAAGCTTTTTGAACTGATGGGAATCGAGGAACGGCTTGGAATCCACTTGACACCCGGATTTCAGATGGACCCTGAGCACTCGACACTGGCTGTCTTCGTCCATCATCCACAAGCCGAATATATGATCTGA